A single window of Mycobacterium sp. ITM-2016-00318 DNA harbors:
- a CDS encoding Hsp20/alpha crystallin family protein produces MLRFDPFSDLDALTRGFLTSQTGSNRTPRFMPMDLCKIDDHYVLTADLPGVDPGSVDVDVDNGTLTISAHRTARSDDSAQWLTNERFFGKYRRQLSLGEGVDTSAISATYENGVLTVTIPMAERAKPRKIDVAHGGAQKSITVDAD; encoded by the coding sequence GTGCTTCGTTTTGATCCGTTCAGTGACCTTGATGCATTGACCCGGGGCTTCCTTACCAGCCAGACCGGATCAAACCGCACTCCTCGGTTCATGCCGATGGACCTGTGCAAGATCGACGACCACTACGTGCTGACCGCCGACCTGCCCGGTGTCGACCCCGGTTCGGTCGACGTCGATGTCGACAACGGCACGCTGACGATCTCGGCACACCGCACGGCACGCAGCGACGACTCCGCTCAATGGCTGACCAATGAACGCTTCTTCGGCAAGTACCGGCGTCAGCTGTCCCTCGGCGAGGGGGTCGACACCAGCGCCATCTCGGCGACCTACGAGAACGGCGTGCTCACGGTGACCATCCCGATGGCCGAACGCGCGAAGCCGCGCAAGATCGACGTCGCACACGGTGGCGCCCAGAAGAGCATCACCGTCGACGCCGACTAG
- a CDS encoding GNAT family N-acetyltransferase: MSGFIEPVTLTGKRWVRLEPLSREHVPEIASASADGDVGALWFTGAPSPQTAAQWVNMRLGLQSPDTGVTFVVRRLDGTLVGSSSYLNVDPPNRRLEIGNTWYGASARRSGINSETKLLMLTHAFEVLHCVAVEFRTHLFNFASRTAIERLGAKLDGVLRSHQLVPDGTRRDTAVYSILDVEWPTVRTHLQFRLDRHG, translated from the coding sequence ATGAGCGGCTTCATCGAACCGGTGACGTTGACGGGTAAACGCTGGGTGAGGCTGGAACCCCTTAGCCGTGAGCATGTTCCGGAGATCGCGTCCGCGTCGGCCGACGGTGATGTGGGCGCCCTGTGGTTCACCGGCGCACCGTCGCCGCAGACCGCCGCCCAGTGGGTGAACATGCGGCTCGGGCTGCAGAGCCCGGACACCGGGGTGACGTTCGTGGTGCGCCGCCTCGACGGCACTCTGGTCGGCTCGTCGAGCTACCTCAACGTCGACCCGCCCAACCGTAGGCTCGAGATCGGCAACACCTGGTACGGCGCGTCGGCACGTCGCAGCGGCATCAACTCAGAGACCAAGCTGCTGATGCTGACCCACGCCTTCGAGGTATTGCACTGCGTGGCAGTCGAATTCCGCACCCACCTCTTCAACTTCGCCAGCCGAACAGCGATCGAGCGGCTGGGCGCAAAGCTCGACGGCGTGCTGCGCAGCCACCAGTTGGTGCCCGACGGGACGCGGCGCGACACCGCGGTGTACTCGATCCTGGATGTCGAGTGGCCCACCGTTCGAACGCATCTGCAGTTCCGGTTGGACCGCCACGGCTAG
- a CDS encoding alpha/beta hydrolase has product MSNVAPPIVLIHGLWLSADSWQGWVDTYRAADRIVHAPDWPADPGIGLAAATDHFDAFVRSLPDAPIIIGHSMGALVTQLLLDRGLGVAGVAIAPSKPRGVLRAPLSMWRSVWPWLRDPRNRGQAVPISPSHFHYVFANTIPRADSDRWHEKLAIPAPGSVLFDVAAADFLPRARAASAIDFANSDRAPLLLIAGDRDHVIPESVVYENFNRYRRSSAPTDFKVFHGRPHLITVLDGWQDVADHALAWTMRHTR; this is encoded by the coding sequence ATGTCGAATGTCGCGCCGCCGATTGTGCTGATCCACGGGCTGTGGTTGTCGGCCGATAGCTGGCAGGGCTGGGTCGACACGTATCGGGCGGCCGACCGCATCGTGCACGCACCGGACTGGCCCGCAGACCCCGGTATCGGATTGGCCGCGGCCACCGACCACTTCGACGCGTTCGTCCGCTCCCTGCCCGACGCACCGATCATCATCGGGCACTCAATGGGCGCACTGGTCACGCAGTTGCTGCTCGACCGCGGGCTGGGCGTGGCGGGGGTGGCCATCGCGCCGTCGAAGCCGCGCGGCGTGCTGCGGGCGCCGCTGTCGATGTGGCGGTCGGTATGGCCGTGGCTGCGCGATCCCCGTAACCGGGGCCAAGCCGTGCCGATCAGCCCGTCCCACTTTCACTACGTGTTCGCCAACACGATTCCGCGTGCCGACTCCGACCGCTGGCACGAGAAGCTGGCGATCCCCGCTCCGGGCAGCGTGCTGTTCGACGTGGCCGCCGCAGACTTCCTCCCGAGGGCGCGAGCGGCCAGTGCGATCGACTTCGCGAATTCCGACCGCGCGCCGCTGCTGTTGATCGCGGGCGACCGCGACCACGTCATTCCGGAGTCGGTGGTCTATGAGAACTTCAATCGGTACCGGCGCTCGTCGGCGCCGACGGACTTCAAGGTGTTCCACGGCAGGCCGCACCTCATCACGGTGCTCGACGGCTGGCAGGACGTCGCCGATCACGCACTGGCCTGGACCATGCGCCACACCCGATAG
- a CDS encoding cupin domain-containing protein — MSELPDWAQRLDLSPHPEGGWYRETWRSGLTMPQSALPPDYAGARSAGTAILFLLMPGQQSAWHTVRSAELWLYHRGSPLLLEVGAEQSTATTHLLGADIAAGEGPQLVVPEGHWQRARPRDDEPSLVSCVVVPGFDFADFALGAPTD, encoded by the coding sequence ATGAGCGAATTACCCGATTGGGCGCAGCGGCTCGATCTGTCACCTCACCCCGAGGGTGGCTGGTACCGCGAGACGTGGCGCAGCGGGTTGACGATGCCGCAGTCGGCGCTACCGCCCGACTACGCCGGCGCGCGCAGCGCCGGAACCGCAATCTTGTTCCTGCTCATGCCCGGCCAGCAGTCGGCCTGGCACACCGTGCGCAGCGCGGAGCTGTGGCTCTATCACCGCGGAAGTCCGCTGCTGCTCGAGGTCGGCGCCGAACAATCGACTGCGACAACGCATCTGCTCGGGGCCGACATCGCAGCGGGCGAGGGGCCGCAGCTTGTCGTCCCGGAGGGGCACTGGCAACGCGCCCGTCCGCGGGACGACGAGCCGTCGCTGGTCAGCTGTGTCGTGGTGCCCGGCTTCGACTTCGCGGACTTCGCGTTGGGCGCTCCTACCGACTGA
- a CDS encoding 3-keto-5-aminohexanoate cleavage protein, with protein sequence MPRLVSYLKACLNGARTPDQHPNLPVSPDQLAAAAVDAHRAGAKAVHVHPKTVDGVDSLQPQVVAAAVDAVRHAMPGLPLGVTTGFWAMSDPDERLRTVEGWTVLPDFASVNWHEPGSEPLAHQLLQMGVGVEVGIFHAEAAAAWAKSEMVAHCMRVMVELGPDGDTATADAVLREVLAAGSPAPVLLHGMNESCWPLLEHAGARGLQTRIGLEDTLLLPDGSTAPDNAALVSAAVRLLSR encoded by the coding sequence ATGCCACGGCTCGTGAGCTACCTCAAGGCATGCCTCAACGGTGCCCGCACCCCGGATCAGCACCCGAATCTGCCGGTGAGTCCCGACCAACTCGCCGCGGCGGCGGTCGACGCGCACCGGGCGGGCGCCAAGGCGGTGCACGTGCACCCCAAGACCGTCGACGGCGTCGACTCGTTGCAACCCCAGGTCGTCGCGGCGGCGGTCGACGCGGTGCGACACGCTATGCCGGGCTTGCCGCTCGGGGTGACGACGGGCTTCTGGGCGATGTCGGATCCCGACGAACGGCTGCGCACCGTGGAGGGCTGGACGGTGTTGCCCGATTTCGCGTCGGTGAACTGGCACGAGCCCGGATCTGAGCCGTTGGCGCACCAGTTGCTGCAGATGGGCGTCGGCGTCGAGGTCGGCATCTTCCACGCCGAGGCGGCTGCGGCGTGGGCGAAGTCGGAGATGGTCGCGCACTGCATGCGGGTGATGGTCGAACTCGGTCCCGACGGCGACACCGCCACCGCCGACGCCGTACTGCGCGAGGTGCTGGCGGCCGGTTCGCCGGCTCCCGTCCTGCTGCACGGTATGAACGAAAGCTGTTGGCCGCTGCTGGAACACGCGGGCGCACGCGGCTTACAGACGCGGATCGGGCTGGAGGACACCCTGCTGCTGCCCGATGGCTCCACCGCCCCCGACAACGCCGCACTGGTTTCGGCGGCGGTACGGCTGCTCAGTCGGTAG
- a CDS encoding amidohydrolase family protein, with protein sequence MAGEKYAYGIDFDAVDAIDIHAHIEADDHGHCAYDDELITATKQYFKLDSEPTTVDSVADYYRQRNTAAVVFTIDSQTASGREPNSVENLIEGAARNNDVLIPFGSVDPLTGGRAVAGVQRQIELGVKGFKFHPSLQGFEPNDRVHYPIYTAIAEAGVPVLFHTGQTGIGSGLPGGHGVKLRYSDPMLLDDVAADFPELTIVMAHPAVPWVDAQIAIAQHKANVFIDLSGWSPKYFPPQLVRAANRALSGKVLFGTDYPYIEVDRWRRDFEALDMKPEVLPLIFKQNALRVLGVTS encoded by the coding sequence ATGGCCGGGGAAAAGTACGCATACGGCATCGATTTCGATGCCGTCGACGCAATCGACATCCACGCTCACATCGAGGCCGATGACCACGGCCACTGCGCGTACGACGACGAGCTGATCACCGCGACGAAGCAGTACTTCAAGCTCGACTCCGAACCGACCACCGTCGACTCCGTCGCCGACTACTACCGGCAGCGCAACACCGCTGCGGTGGTGTTCACCATCGACTCCCAGACCGCGTCCGGTCGTGAACCCAACTCCGTGGAGAACCTCATCGAGGGCGCAGCGCGCAACAACGACGTGCTGATCCCGTTCGGCTCCGTCGACCCGCTCACCGGTGGCCGCGCCGTCGCCGGGGTGCAGCGACAGATCGAGTTGGGCGTCAAGGGCTTCAAGTTCCATCCGAGCCTGCAGGGCTTCGAGCCCAACGACCGTGTCCACTACCCGATCTATACGGCGATCGCGGAGGCAGGCGTGCCCGTGCTCTTCCACACCGGCCAGACCGGCATCGGCTCCGGGCTGCCCGGCGGGCACGGGGTCAAGCTGCGCTACTCCGACCCGATGCTGCTCGACGACGTCGCCGCCGACTTCCCCGAGTTGACGATCGTGATGGCTCACCCCGCGGTGCCGTGGGTCGACGCGCAGATCGCCATCGCCCAGCACAAGGCGAATGTGTTCATCGACCTGTCGGGCTGGTCGCCGAAGTACTTCCCGCCGCAGTTGGTCCGCGCGGCCAACCGGGCGCTGAGCGGCAAGGTGCTGTTCGGCACCGACTACCCCTACATCGAGGTGGACCGCTGGCGTCGCGACTTCGAGGCGCTGGACATGAAACCCGAGGTGCTGCCGCTGATCTTCAAGCAGAACGCCCTTCGCGTTCTCGGGGTCACCTCTTAG
- a CDS encoding isomerase — translation MSYKIDQDVLAAVAKEVAAQPLAGGELITRTTELLAAAYPDLIDATPGRWVGSKAGGILGKVRFLYFSPREYVVMFGSPTGTQGFSGRYKHVDIHKFLIAGQIDSYDLESDDLTPMTLRPGEHTCLERGRARGLTIAPGSFHIEYGRGAVMTTLPFAMVDTLFVSLELESVRRSTVEFGRLVAKRFRRRRKPS, via the coding sequence ATGTCGTACAAGATCGACCAAGATGTGCTGGCCGCGGTCGCCAAAGAGGTCGCCGCACAACCCTTGGCGGGTGGCGAGCTCATCACGCGGACGACGGAGCTACTTGCCGCGGCATATCCCGATCTGATCGATGCAACGCCTGGCCGCTGGGTGGGCAGCAAGGCGGGTGGGATCCTGGGCAAGGTGCGCTTCCTGTACTTCAGCCCACGCGAATATGTCGTGATGTTCGGGTCTCCCACTGGCACACAGGGATTTTCGGGCCGTTACAAGCACGTCGACATCCACAAATTCCTGATCGCGGGCCAAATCGATTCCTACGACCTGGAATCAGACGACCTGACCCCGATGACACTTCGTCCGGGCGAGCACACCTGCCTTGAGAGGGGCCGGGCGCGCGGGCTGACCATCGCGCCCGGCTCGTTCCACATCGAATACGGCCGCGGGGCGGTGATGACGACGCTGCCGTTCGCGATGGTCGACACCTTGTTCGTCTCGCTGGAACTCGAATCGGTCCGTCGGTCGACGGTGGAGTTCGGCAGGCTCGTCGCCAAACGCTTCAGGCGCCGGCGAAAACCCTCTTGA
- a CDS encoding SRPBCC family protein codes for MAKLSVSVDVPLPPEKAWECASDLSRFKEWLTIHRVWRSKLPETLEKGTVIVSIVEVKGMPNRINWTIVHFKPPEAMTLNGEGVGGVKVKLIGKVKPSGDGSTVTFDVHLGGPALFGPIGMVVAAALKGDIRESLDRFKRVFAGA; via the coding sequence ATGGCCAAACTGTCCGTCTCCGTTGACGTTCCACTGCCGCCGGAGAAGGCGTGGGAGTGCGCATCTGACCTGTCCCGTTTCAAGGAATGGCTGACGATTCACCGGGTGTGGCGCAGCAAGCTGCCCGAAACCCTGGAGAAGGGCACGGTCATCGTGTCCATCGTCGAAGTGAAGGGCATGCCCAACCGGATCAATTGGACCATTGTCCACTTCAAGCCGCCCGAGGCGATGACGCTCAACGGCGAAGGCGTCGGTGGCGTGAAGGTCAAGCTGATCGGCAAGGTCAAGCCGTCCGGTGACGGGTCCACCGTCACGTTCGACGTCCACCTCGGCGGGCCCGCGTTGTTCGGCCCGATCGGCATGGTGGTGGCCGCGGCCCTCAAGGGCGACATCCGCGAGTCGCTGGACAGGTTCAAGAGGGTTTTCGCCGGCGCCTGA
- a CDS encoding antitoxin, giving the protein MGFLDKVKGLVAKNADKVDTAIDKAGDIVDKKTQGKYTGHVAKVQDAAKKAVDKTNPQTP; this is encoded by the coding sequence ATGGGATTTCTAGACAAGGTAAAGGGCCTGGTAGCCAAGAACGCCGACAAGGTTGACACCGCGATCGACAAGGCAGGCGACATCGTCGACAAGAAGACCCAGGGCAAGTACACCGGCCACGTCGCCAAGGTGCAGGACGCTGCGAAGAAGGCCGTCGACAAGACAAACCCGCAGACCCCGTAG
- a CDS encoding cation-translocating P-type ATPase: MTIAVVAGLSDAEVAQRVAEGQTNDVPTRAARSVSEIVRANVFTRINAILGVLLIIVLSTGSVINGAFGLLIVANSAIGIIQELRAKQTLDRLAIVGQAKPMVRRVSGTEPRAPSEVVLDDIIELGPGDQIVVDGEIVEEANLEVDESLLTGEADPIAKDAGERVMSGSFVVAGSGAYRATKVGREAYAAKLAEEASKFTLVKSELRSGINKILQFITYLLVPAGLLIIYTQLFTTDAGWRDSVLRMVGALVPMVPEGLVLMTSIAFAVGVIRLGRRQCLVNELPAIEGLARVDVVCADKTGTLTENGMRVSDLQQLDEGDVENVLAQMAADDPRPNASMAAIGEAYKMPPGWTASASAPFKSATKWSGTSYGDNGNWVIGAPDVLLDPASAVAEQAERIGSRGVRVLLLGSSDLPVDHPGAPGTVTPVALVVLEQRIRPDARDTLDYFASQNVSIKVISGDNAVSVGAVAGSLGLAGATMDARELPSEPHQLADALEECTTFGRVRPDQKRAMVHALQSRGHTVAMTGDGVNDVLALKDADIGVAMGAGSAASRAVAQIVLLDNKFATLPHVVGEGRRVIGNIERVSNLFLTKTVYSVLLAVLVGFAGLASKFFGSDPLLFPFQPIHVTIAAWFTIGIPSFILSLAPNNERAHPDFVRRVMTQALPSGVIVGAATFASYLAAYEGREAGAQQQTQASTAALITLLVTALWVLAVVARPYEWWRVALVAFSGLAYLVIFSIPLAQKVFMLDPSNVAVTTVALVIGVVGAVVIEMLWWVQGAFIGERRRLWR, translated from the coding sequence ATGACGATCGCCGTCGTCGCCGGTCTGTCCGACGCCGAGGTTGCCCAGCGGGTGGCCGAGGGCCAGACCAACGACGTCCCGACACGAGCCGCGCGCAGCGTCTCGGAGATCGTGCGCGCCAACGTGTTCACGCGGATCAACGCGATCCTCGGCGTGCTGCTGATCATCGTGCTGTCGACCGGTTCGGTGATCAACGGCGCGTTCGGGCTGCTGATCGTCGCCAACAGCGCGATCGGCATCATCCAGGAGCTGCGCGCCAAGCAGACGCTGGACCGGCTCGCCATAGTCGGGCAGGCGAAACCGATGGTGCGCCGAGTGTCCGGCACCGAGCCGCGCGCGCCGAGCGAAGTGGTGCTCGACGACATCATCGAACTCGGTCCCGGCGACCAGATCGTCGTCGACGGCGAGATTGTCGAGGAGGCCAACCTCGAGGTCGACGAGTCGCTGCTCACCGGCGAAGCCGACCCGATCGCCAAGGATGCGGGCGAGCGGGTGATGTCGGGTAGCTTCGTCGTCGCGGGCAGCGGTGCCTACCGGGCCACCAAGGTGGGCCGAGAGGCTTACGCCGCCAAGCTCGCCGAAGAAGCCAGCAAGTTCACGCTGGTGAAATCCGAACTGCGCAGTGGGATCAACAAGATCTTGCAGTTCATCACCTATCTGCTCGTCCCGGCAGGCCTGCTGATCATCTACACCCAACTGTTCACCACCGATGCCGGTTGGCGGGATTCGGTGCTGCGGATGGTGGGCGCACTGGTGCCGATGGTGCCCGAGGGCCTGGTGCTGATGACGTCGATTGCCTTCGCGGTGGGCGTGATTCGGCTCGGCAGGCGGCAGTGCCTGGTCAACGAGCTGCCCGCTATCGAGGGCCTGGCCCGCGTCGACGTGGTCTGCGCCGACAAGACCGGCACGCTGACCGAGAACGGTATGCGGGTGTCGGATCTGCAGCAGTTGGACGAGGGCGACGTCGAAAACGTGCTCGCGCAGATGGCCGCCGACGACCCGCGCCCGAACGCCAGCATGGCCGCCATCGGTGAGGCCTACAAGATGCCGCCGGGCTGGACCGCCAGTGCAAGCGCACCGTTCAAGTCGGCGACCAAATGGAGCGGGACGTCTTACGGCGACAACGGGAACTGGGTGATCGGTGCGCCGGACGTGCTGCTCGACCCGGCGTCTGCAGTCGCCGAGCAGGCCGAGCGGATCGGCAGCCGAGGCGTGCGGGTGCTGCTGCTCGGGTCGAGCGACCTGCCCGTCGACCACCCGGGCGCACCGGGCACGGTGACACCCGTCGCGTTGGTGGTGCTCGAGCAGCGGATCCGGCCCGACGCCCGCGACACCTTGGATTACTTCGCCTCCCAGAACGTTTCGATCAAGGTCATTTCCGGTGACAACGCGGTGTCGGTCGGTGCGGTAGCGGGTTCGCTCGGCCTGGCGGGCGCGACCATGGACGCCCGCGAGCTGCCGTCGGAGCCTCACCAACTGGCCGACGCACTCGAGGAGTGCACCACCTTCGGCCGGGTGCGGCCCGATCAGAAGCGCGCCATGGTCCATGCGCTGCAGTCACGTGGACACACCGTCGCGATGACCGGCGACGGCGTCAACGACGTGCTGGCGCTCAAGGACGCCGACATCGGCGTCGCGATGGGCGCGGGCAGCGCGGCATCACGTGCGGTGGCCCAGATCGTGCTGTTGGACAACAAGTTCGCGACACTGCCCCATGTGGTCGGCGAGGGCCGCAGGGTGATTGGCAACATCGAACGCGTCTCGAACCTGTTCCTGACCAAGACGGTCTACTCGGTTCTGCTCGCCGTCCTGGTCGGATTCGCGGGGCTGGCGTCGAAGTTCTTCGGCTCCGACCCGCTGTTGTTTCCGTTCCAGCCGATTCACGTCACCATCGCGGCCTGGTTCACCATCGGCATTCCTTCGTTCATCCTGTCGCTGGCGCCCAACAACGAGCGGGCGCACCCGGACTTCGTCCGGCGCGTGATGACGCAGGCGCTGCCGTCCGGGGTCATCGTCGGCGCCGCGACCTTCGCGTCCTACCTGGCGGCCTATGAGGGCCGCGAAGCAGGAGCACAACAGCAGACGCAGGCCTCGACGGCAGCGCTGATCACGTTGCTGGTGACCGCGCTGTGGGTGCTGGCCGTCGTGGCCCGCCCCTACGAGTGGTGGCGGGTGGCGCTGGTCGCCTTCTCGGGTCTGGCGTATCTGGTGATCTTCTCCATTCCGCTAGCTCAGAAGGTATTCATGCTCGATCCCTCGAACGTCGCGGTGACCACTGTTGCGCTGGTGATCGGGGTCGTGGGCGCGGTTGTCATCGAGATGTTGTGGTGGGTTCAGGGCGCGTTCATCGGCGAACGACGACGGCTCTGGAGGTAG
- a CDS encoding serine hydrolase, whose protein sequence is MVAACGSGPAQDTKPSAQETAPTLSEIPPPLVPAMPLPDNAIENAIAKIDGIADGLMKKSGIPGMAVAVVHGGKAVYAKGFGVKDIKKGEKVDSDTVFQLASLSKSISSTVVAQQVSEKAIGWDTPVVSKLPWFALSDPVITKMVSVGDMFSHRSGLPDHAGDMLDDLGYDRRYVLERLRDQPLDPFRISYAYTNFGLTSAAEAVAVNARKSWEDLADDVLFKPLGMASTSFRFADFEGRKNRALGHIHIDGRYEPRYVRDPQPQAPAGGVSSSVNDLTHWLALMLADGSYQGKQIVDAKALLPAVSPQILSSPPSEPAMRSGFYGFGFNVGTTSAARTSLSHSGAFELGSGTNFVIIPSADVAIVALTNATPSGVPEALTAEFADRVQFGEVREDWYTLYNNVFKQMEEPVGSLSGRKPPANPAPSAPRASYVGTYSNAYWGPARVSEKDGNLHLELGKKLSVPLMNWDGNVFTYEWVSENSPPGSVGKATFDQNKLTLEYYDEDGKGTFTR, encoded by the coding sequence ATGGTGGCGGCCTGCGGCTCCGGACCCGCCCAGGACACCAAGCCGTCGGCGCAGGAGACGGCGCCGACGCTGTCTGAGATCCCGCCACCGCTCGTACCCGCCATGCCGTTGCCGGACAACGCGATCGAGAACGCGATCGCCAAGATCGACGGCATCGCCGACGGCCTGATGAAGAAGTCGGGCATCCCGGGCATGGCCGTAGCCGTCGTTCATGGCGGGAAAGCCGTCTACGCCAAGGGTTTCGGTGTCAAGGACATCAAGAAGGGTGAAAAGGTCGACTCGGACACGGTGTTTCAGCTGGCGTCGCTGTCCAAGTCAATCTCCTCGACCGTGGTGGCGCAGCAGGTGAGTGAGAAGGCGATCGGCTGGGATACGCCGGTCGTATCGAAGCTGCCGTGGTTCGCGCTGTCGGATCCTGTGATCACCAAGATGGTCAGCGTCGGCGACATGTTTTCCCACCGGTCCGGGCTGCCCGACCACGCCGGCGACATGCTCGACGATCTGGGGTACGACCGGCGCTACGTGCTCGAGCGGCTTCGCGACCAGCCGCTGGACCCGTTCCGGATCTCCTATGCCTACACCAACTTCGGCCTGACGTCGGCGGCCGAGGCGGTGGCCGTCAACGCGCGCAAGTCGTGGGAGGACCTCGCTGACGACGTGCTGTTCAAGCCGCTCGGCATGGCCTCGACGAGCTTTCGGTTCGCCGACTTCGAAGGCCGGAAGAATCGCGCGCTCGGGCACATCCACATCGACGGCCGCTATGAACCGCGCTATGTCAGGGACCCTCAACCGCAGGCGCCGGCGGGCGGGGTGAGTTCGTCGGTTAACGACCTGACGCACTGGCTGGCGCTGATGTTGGCCGATGGCAGCTACCAGGGCAAGCAGATCGTCGACGCGAAAGCTCTTCTGCCCGCAGTGAGTCCGCAGATCCTGTCGAGCCCGCCGAGTGAACCGGCGATGCGCAGCGGTTTTTACGGCTTCGGCTTCAACGTCGGTACCACATCGGCGGCGCGCACCTCACTGAGTCACTCGGGCGCGTTCGAACTCGGCTCCGGGACGAACTTCGTGATCATCCCGTCGGCCGATGTGGCGATCGTCGCGCTCACCAACGCCACGCCGTCGGGAGTTCCCGAGGCGCTCACCGCCGAATTCGCCGACCGCGTGCAGTTCGGCGAGGTTCGCGAGGATTGGTACACGTTGTACAACAACGTATTCAAGCAGATGGAGGAGCCGGTCGGCTCCCTCTCCGGTAGAAAACCACCCGCGAACCCGGCGCCGTCAGCGCCGCGCGCGTCCTACGTCGGTACGTACAGTAACGCCTACTGGGGCCCAGCAAGGGTCAGCGAGAAAGACGGCAATCTGCACCTCGAGCTGGGGAAGAAGTTGTCTGTGCCGCTGATGAATTGGGACGGCAACGTGTTCACCTACGAGTGGGTCAGCGAGAACTCGCCACCCGGGTCGGTCGGCAAGGCGACGTTTGATCAGAACAAGCTGACACTGGAGTACTACGACGAGGACGGCAAGGGGACATTCACCCGATGA
- a CDS encoding MBL fold metallo-hydrolase — MLGAALRFAIGTATVAASGWVLRALQGSPTAVGARPDEIWPVARRSPNYQDGVFVNVDPASQMNLEAEQRNLLIRELVGSRDATRPHKPVPLAVPAKVDTTPLDLAASWYGHSMALVEVDGYRVLTDPIWSRRCSPSRTVGPERMHDVPIPLEALPALDAVIISHDHYDHLDMDTVVALAHSQRAPFVVPLGVGAHLRKWRIPAHRIVELDWHESHTIGDLTLVCTPARHFSGRLFTRNTTLWASWVIIGPRHRAFFGGDTGYTKSFAEIGRDHGPFDMSLMPVGAYHPAWPDIHMNPEEAVRAHLDIAEAGKGLLLPIHWATFRLAPHPWAEPIERLLAAAEPAGVEVIVPRPGERVDPATPSAPSTFKPWWQ, encoded by the coding sequence ATGCTGGGCGCCGCGCTGCGATTCGCGATCGGGACCGCCACCGTTGCGGCCAGCGGGTGGGTGCTGCGGGCCTTGCAGGGAAGCCCCACCGCGGTCGGCGCCCGTCCCGACGAAATCTGGCCCGTCGCCCGGCGATCGCCGAACTATCAGGACGGCGTGTTCGTCAACGTCGATCCCGCGTCGCAGATGAACCTCGAGGCCGAGCAGCGCAACCTGCTCATCCGGGAACTCGTCGGCTCGCGCGACGCCACGCGACCGCACAAACCCGTTCCGCTCGCCGTGCCGGCGAAGGTAGACACCACACCGCTCGACCTCGCCGCCAGCTGGTACGGCCACTCGATGGCGCTGGTCGAGGTCGACGGCTACCGCGTGCTCACCGACCCGATATGGAGCAGGCGGTGTTCGCCGTCGCGGACTGTCGGGCCCGAGCGGATGCACGACGTGCCCATTCCGCTGGAGGCGCTTCCCGCGCTCGACGCGGTGATCATCAGCCACGACCACTACGACCATCTGGACATGGACACCGTCGTCGCGCTCGCCCACAGCCAACGGGCGCCGTTCGTCGTTCCGCTGGGGGTTGGCGCACATCTGCGAAAGTGGCGGATCCCCGCGCACCGCATCGTCGAACTCGACTGGCACGAGAGCCATACGATCGGCGACCTGACGCTGGTGTGCACGCCGGCCCGCCATTTCTCCGGACGGTTGTTCACCCGCAACACCACGCTGTGGGCATCGTGGGTGATCATCGGCCCCCGGCACCGGGCGTTCTTCGGCGGCGACACCGGTTACACGAAGAGCTTCGCCGAGATCGGGAGGGATCACGGGCCGTTCGACATGTCGCTGATGCCCGTCGGCGCGTACCACCCGGCGTGGCCAGACATTCACATGAACCCGGAAGAGGCCGTACGGGCTCATCTCGACATCGCCGAAGCAGGGAAAGGCTTGCTGCTGCCGATCCACTGGGCGACGTTCCGGCTCGCGCCGCATCCGTGGGCCGAGCCCATCGAGCGACTGCTCGCCGCCGCGGAGCCGGCGGGAGTCGAGGTGATCGTGCCGCGCCCGGGCGAACGAGTCGACCCCGCGACACCCAGCGCGCCGTCGACATTCAAGCCGTGGTGGCAGTGA